The Burkholderia cepacia genome includes a region encoding these proteins:
- the hrcA gene encoding heat-inducible transcriptional repressor HrcA gives MLDPRARTLLKTLIERYIADGQPVGSRTLSRYSGLELSPATIRNVMSDLEELGLVSSPHTSAGRVPTPRGYRLFVDTMLTVEVPIDAEAVARQVQNTLQAGEPQQRVVAAAASVLSNLSQFAGVVLTPRRSHVFKQIEFMRLSDKRILLIIVTPEGDVQNRMLATPRDYSPSQLTEASNYINAHFAGLSFDEVRRRLRDEIDQLRGDMTTLMHAAVTASTEVPDTEDTVLISGERNLLEVADLSSDMARLRKLFDVFDQKTGLLQLLDVSSHAQGVQIFIGGESTLVPIEEMSVVTAPYEVNGQIVGTLGVIGPTRMAYNRVIPIVDITARLLSLTLSQQ, from the coding sequence ATGCTAGATCCTCGCGCACGAACCCTCCTGAAAACCCTGATCGAACGGTATATCGCCGACGGTCAGCCAGTCGGATCGCGCACGTTGTCCCGTTACTCCGGGCTCGAGCTGAGCCCGGCGACGATCCGCAACGTGATGTCCGACCTGGAGGAGCTCGGCCTCGTGTCGAGCCCGCACACGTCGGCCGGCCGCGTGCCGACGCCGCGTGGCTACCGGCTGTTCGTCGACACGATGCTGACGGTCGAGGTGCCGATCGACGCCGAGGCCGTCGCACGGCAGGTGCAGAACACGCTGCAGGCCGGCGAGCCGCAGCAGCGCGTCGTGGCGGCCGCCGCGAGCGTGCTGTCGAACCTGTCGCAGTTCGCGGGCGTCGTGCTGACGCCGCGCCGCAGCCACGTGTTCAAGCAGATCGAGTTCATGCGCCTGTCGGACAAGCGCATCCTGCTGATCATCGTGACGCCCGAGGGCGACGTGCAGAACCGGATGCTCGCGACGCCGCGCGACTACTCGCCGTCGCAACTGACCGAGGCGTCCAACTACATCAACGCGCATTTCGCCGGACTGTCGTTCGACGAGGTGCGCCGCCGCCTGCGCGACGAGATCGACCAGTTGCGCGGCGACATGACCACGCTGATGCATGCGGCCGTGACGGCCAGCACCGAGGTGCCCGACACCGAGGACACCGTGCTGATTTCCGGCGAGCGCAACCTGCTCGAGGTGGCGGATCTGTCGTCCGACATGGCCCGGCTGCGCAAGCTCTTCGACGTATTCGACCAAAAGACGGGCCTCCTGCAACTGCTCGACGTGTCGAGCCACGCCCAGGGCGTGCAGATCTTCATCGGCGGCGAATCGACGCTCGTGCCGATCGAGGAAATGAGCGTCGTGACCGCCCCTTACGAGGTGAACGGGCAGATCGTCGGCACGCTCGGCGTGATCGGCCCGACCCGCATGGCGTACAACCGCGTGATCCCGATCGTCGACATCACCGCGCGGCTGCTGTCGCTCACGCTGAGCCAGCAATAA
- the hemH gene encoding ferrochelatase: MRFDLEPPSSIAAAHRIGVLLINLGTPDAPTPRAVRRYLAEFLSDPRVVEIPQAVWQVLLRTLILPLRGRASAKKYAAVWMPEGSPLRVHTVRQTDGVRHLLASNGYQVQVDYAMRYGSPNISHALAQFKRGGVERVLLMPMYPQYSASTTATAFDAAFGALARMRNQPEVRTVRHYADHPAYIHALAEQVRQYWAQHGRPDFAAGDKLVLSFHGVPKRTLDLGDPYHDQCQQTGALLMAALGLSTTECRVTFQSRFGKAEWLQPYTAPTLREFGEAGVQRADVFCPGFTADCLETIEEIGMEVRDEFLAGGGKAFHRIPCLNGAPAWIGALGEIVAENLQGWPVKAAQPETVGEVR; encoded by the coding sequence ATGCGTTTCGATCTTGAGCCGCCTTCGAGTATCGCGGCCGCCCATCGCATCGGCGTGCTGCTGATCAATCTCGGCACGCCCGATGCGCCCACGCCGCGTGCCGTGCGGCGCTATCTGGCCGAATTCCTGTCGGATCCGCGGGTCGTCGAGATTCCGCAGGCCGTCTGGCAGGTGCTGCTGCGCACGCTGATCCTGCCGCTGCGCGGCCGCGCGTCCGCGAAGAAATACGCGGCCGTCTGGATGCCCGAGGGCTCGCCGCTGCGCGTGCATACCGTGCGCCAGACCGACGGCGTGCGGCACCTGCTCGCGTCGAACGGTTATCAAGTGCAGGTCGACTACGCGATGCGCTACGGCAGTCCGAACATTTCGCACGCGCTCGCGCAGTTCAAGCGCGGCGGCGTCGAGCGCGTACTGCTGATGCCGATGTATCCGCAATACTCGGCGTCGACCACGGCCACCGCATTCGACGCCGCATTCGGCGCGCTCGCGCGCATGCGCAACCAGCCGGAGGTGCGCACGGTGCGGCACTACGCCGACCATCCGGCCTATATCCACGCGCTGGCCGAGCAGGTGCGCCAGTATTGGGCGCAGCACGGCCGGCCGGACTTCGCGGCCGGCGACAAGCTCGTGCTGAGCTTTCACGGCGTGCCGAAGCGCACGCTCGACCTCGGCGATCCCTATCACGACCAGTGCCAGCAGACGGGCGCGCTGCTGATGGCCGCGCTCGGGCTGTCGACGACCGAGTGCCGCGTCACGTTCCAGTCGCGTTTCGGCAAGGCCGAATGGCTGCAGCCTTATACCGCGCCGACGCTGCGCGAGTTCGGCGAGGCCGGCGTACAGCGGGCCGACGTGTTCTGTCCTGGTTTCACGGCCGATTGCCTGGAGACGATCGAGGAGATCGGCATGGAAGTGCGCGACGAGTTCCTCGCCGGTGGCGGCAAGGCGTTCCACCGGATTCCGTGCCTGAACGGCGCCCCCGCGTGGATCGGCGCGCTCGGCGAGATCGTCGCCGAGAATCTGCAGGGCTGGCCGGTCAAGGCCGCGCAGCCCGAAACGGTGGGTGAGGTACGATGA
- a CDS encoding RNA-binding S4 domain-containing protein codes for MNYKISTEPGAKLRIDKWLWAARFFKTRSLATDAVDKGHVKIGGAAVKPAKEVRVGDEVEIAIDGIVWHIAVLGVCDVRGPASVAQTLYEETEAGRAARLAELERRRTYREPAAELHGRPTKRDRRIIDRFSGGS; via the coding sequence ATGAATTACAAGATTTCGACCGAACCGGGCGCGAAGCTGCGCATCGACAAATGGCTGTGGGCGGCCCGGTTCTTCAAGACCCGCTCGCTCGCGACCGACGCGGTCGACAAGGGGCACGTGAAGATCGGCGGGGCTGCAGTCAAGCCGGCGAAGGAAGTGCGTGTCGGCGACGAGGTCGAAATTGCGATCGACGGCATCGTCTGGCACATTGCCGTACTCGGCGTGTGCGACGTGCGCGGGCCGGCGAGCGTCGCGCAGACGCTTTACGAGGAAACGGAAGCGGGGCGGGCCGCACGGCTCGCCGAACTGGAGCGGCGCCGCACCTATCGCGAGCCGGCGGCCGAATTGCACGGCCGGCCGACGAAGCGCGACCGGCGCATCATCGACAGATTTTCTGGTGGGAGCTGA
- the grpE gene encoding nucleotide exchange factor GrpE, with product MENTQENPSTQSAEEIGSEKQAAQGAAPAAEAADAALAEAQAKVAELQESYLRAKAETENVRRRAQDDVSKAHKFAIESFAEHLLPVLDSLEAAVNDTSGDIAKVREGVELTLRQLTSALEKGRVVAINPVGEKFDPHQHQAISMVPAEQEPNTVVTVLQKGYTIADRVLRPALVTVAQPK from the coding sequence ATGGAAAACACGCAAGAGAACCCGTCTACCCAATCGGCCGAAGAGATCGGCAGCGAGAAGCAGGCGGCGCAAGGCGCTGCTCCCGCCGCCGAAGCAGCCGACGCGGCGCTCGCGGAGGCTCAAGCCAAGGTCGCCGAGCTGCAGGAGAGCTACCTGCGCGCGAAGGCCGAGACCGAGAACGTCCGCCGCCGCGCGCAGGACGACGTCTCGAAGGCGCACAAGTTCGCGATCGAGAGCTTCGCGGAGCACCTGCTGCCCGTGCTGGACAGCCTGGAGGCGGCCGTCAACGATACGTCCGGCGACATCGCGAAGGTGCGCGAAGGCGTCGAGCTGACGCTGCGCCAGCTGACGAGCGCACTCGAGAAGGGCCGCGTCGTCGCGATCAACCCGGTCGGCGAGAAGTTCGATCCGCACCAGCACCAGGCGATTTCGATGGTGCCGGCCGAGCAGGAGCCGAACACCGTCGTCACGGTGCTGCAGAAGGGCTACACGATCGCCGACCGCGTGCTGCGTCCGGCGCTCGTCACCGTCGCGCAGCCGAAGTAA
- a CDS encoding thioredoxin family protein: MVPAGVDPAAFDAFDMQALDAGTFDAAIDGAGDALAVVFFWGVDCFNCEIAKKAMLAQPDAIRALGLKWFHCNVYEHHQLGRRFGLHGVPTWFFFHRGKRLGRATGWHGLAQFQAAVSAARAKIAAAGSDPLAGGD, translated from the coding sequence ATGGTGCCTGCCGGCGTCGATCCGGCCGCATTTGACGCGTTCGACATGCAGGCGCTGGACGCCGGCACGTTCGACGCGGCGATCGACGGCGCGGGAGACGCGCTTGCGGTGGTGTTCTTCTGGGGCGTCGACTGCTTCAACTGCGAGATCGCGAAGAAGGCGATGCTCGCCCAGCCCGACGCCATCCGCGCGCTGGGCTTGAAGTGGTTCCATTGCAACGTGTACGAACACCACCAGCTGGGGCGCCGCTTCGGGCTGCACGGTGTGCCGACGTGGTTCTTCTTCCACCGCGGCAAGCGGCTCGGCCGCGCGACGGGCTGGCATGGCCTCGCGCAGTTCCAGGCGGCCGTGTCGGCGGCGCGCGCGAAAATCGCGGCGGCGGGCAGCGATCCCCTAGCCGGCGGCGATTGA
- the dnaK gene encoding molecular chaperone DnaK, which produces MGKIIGIDLGTTNSCVAIMEGNQVKVIENSEGTRTTPSIIAYMDDNEVLVGAPAKRQSVTNPKNTLFAVKRLIGRRFEEKEVQKDIGLMPYSIIKADNGDAWVEAHGEKLAPPQVSAEVLRKMKKTAEDYLGEPVTEAVITVPAYFNDSQRQATKDAGRIAGLEVKRIINEPTAAALAFGLDKAEKGDRKIAVYDLGGGTFDVSIIEIADVDGEMQFEVLSTNGDTFLGGEDFDQRIIDYIIGEFKKEQGVDLSKDVLALQRLKEAAEKAKIELSSSQQTEINLPYITADASGPKHLNLKITRAKLEALVEDLVERTIEPCRIAIKDAGVKVSDIDDVILVGGQTRMPKVMEKVKEFFGKDPRRDVNPDEAVAVGAAIQGQVLSGDRKDVLLLDVTPLSLGIETLGGVMTKMISKNTTIPTKHAQVYSTADDNQGAVTIKVFQGEREMAAGNKLLGEFNLEGIPPAPRGVPQIEVTFDIDANGILHVGAKDKATGKENKITIKANSGLSEAEIDQMIKDAEANAAEDHKLRELADSRNQGDALVHSTKKALTEYGDKLDAGEKEAIEASLKSLEEVLKDTSADKAAIDAKVEELGKVSQKLGEKMYADMQAQQAGAAGAAGAAEGAAHAGGTQQAADDVVDAEFKEVKKD; this is translated from the coding sequence ATGGGAAAGATCATCGGTATTGACCTCGGCACCACGAACTCGTGCGTCGCCATCATGGAAGGCAACCAGGTCAAGGTCATCGAGAACTCGGAAGGCACGCGCACCACGCCGTCGATCATCGCCTACATGGACGACAACGAGGTGCTCGTCGGCGCGCCGGCCAAGCGTCAATCGGTGACCAACCCGAAGAACACGCTGTTCGCAGTGAAGCGCCTGATCGGCCGCCGCTTCGAAGAGAAGGAAGTCCAGAAGGACATCGGCCTGATGCCTTACAGCATCATCAAGGCCGACAACGGCGATGCATGGGTCGAAGCGCACGGCGAGAAGCTCGCGCCGCCGCAGGTTTCGGCGGAAGTGCTGCGCAAGATGAAGAAGACGGCCGAAGACTACCTCGGCGAGCCGGTCACGGAAGCCGTGATCACGGTGCCGGCGTACTTCAACGACAGCCAGCGCCAGGCAACCAAGGATGCCGGCCGCATCGCGGGCCTCGAAGTCAAGCGGATCATCAACGAGCCGACCGCAGCCGCGCTCGCGTTCGGCCTCGACAAGGCCGAGAAGGGCGACCGCAAGATCGCCGTGTATGACCTCGGCGGCGGTACGTTCGACGTGTCGATCATCGAGATCGCGGACGTCGACGGCGAAATGCAGTTCGAAGTGCTGTCGACCAACGGCGACACGTTCCTCGGCGGCGAAGACTTCGACCAGCGCATCATCGATTACATCATCGGCGAGTTCAAGAAGGAGCAGGGCGTCGACCTGTCGAAGGACGTGCTCGCGCTGCAGCGCCTGAAGGAAGCCGCTGAAAAGGCGAAGATCGAGCTGTCGTCGAGCCAGCAGACCGAAATCAACCTGCCGTACATCACGGCGGACGCGTCGGGCCCGAAGCACTTGAACCTGAAGATCACCCGCGCGAAGCTGGAAGCGCTGGTGGAAGACCTCGTCGAGCGCACGATCGAACCGTGCCGCATCGCGATCAAGGACGCAGGCGTCAAGGTGTCGGACATCGACGACGTGATCCTGGTCGGCGGCCAGACGCGCATGCCGAAGGTCATGGAGAAGGTGAAGGAGTTCTTCGGCAAGGATCCGCGTCGTGACGTGAACCCGGACGAAGCCGTCGCGGTTGGCGCGGCGATCCAGGGCCAGGTCCTGTCGGGCGACCGCAAGGACGTGCTGCTGCTCGACGTGACCCCGCTGTCGCTCGGTATCGAGACGCTCGGCGGCGTGATGACGAAGATGATCAGCAAGAACACGACGATCCCGACGAAGCACGCGCAAGTGTATTCGACGGCGGACGACAACCAGGGCGCCGTGACGATCAAGGTGTTCCAGGGCGAACGCGAAATGGCAGCCGGCAACAAGCTGCTCGGCGAGTTCAACCTCGAAGGCATCCCGCCCGCACCGCGTGGCGTGCCGCAGATCGAAGTGACCTTCGACATCGACGCGAACGGCATTCTGCACGTCGGCGCGAAGGACAAGGCGACCGGCAAGGAAAACAAGATCACGATCAAGGCGAACTCGGGTCTGTCCGAGGCTGAAATCGACCAGATGATCAAGGACGCGGAAGCGAACGCAGCGGAAGATCACAAGCTGCGCGAGCTGGCCGATTCGCGCAACCAGGGCGACGCGCTGGTCCACAGCACGAAGAAGGCGCTGACCGAGTACGGCGACAAGCTGGACGCGGGCGAGAAGGAAGCGATCGAAGCGTCGCTGAAGTCGCTCGAGGAAGTGCTGAAGGACACGTCGGCCGACAAGGCGGCGATCGACGCGAAGGTCGAGGAACTCGGCAAGGTTTCGCAGAAGCTCGGCGAAAAGATGTACGCCGACATGCAGGCCCAGCAAGCGGGTGCGGCCGGCGCAGCGGGTGCAGCGGAAGGCGCGGCCCACGCGGGCGGCACGCAACAGGCTGCCGACGATGTCGTCGACGCCGAGTTCAAGGAAGTGAAGAAGGACTAA
- the dnaJ gene encoding molecular chaperone DnaJ, translating into MAKRDYYEVLGVAKNASDDEIKKAYRKLAMKYHPDRNPDSKDAEEHFKEVKEAYEMLSDSQKRAAYDQYGHAGVDPNMGGAGAQGFGGFADAFGDIFGDIFGQAAGGAAARGGRGGPQVYRGADLRYSMEITLEQAAHGYDTQIRVPSWVSCEVCHGSGAKPGTKPETCPTCHGQGTVRMSQGFFSIQQTCPKCHGTGTYIPEPCAHCHGSGKVKETKTLEVKIPAGIDDGMRIRSAGNGEPGINGGPPGDLYVEIHIKPHSVFERDGDDLHCQMPIPFTTAALGGEIEVPTLAGRASFPVPEGTQSGKTFRLRGKGIKGLRSSIAGDLYVHVQVETPVKLTDNQRDLLKQFEKSLAEGGARHSPQSKSWFDRVKSFFE; encoded by the coding sequence ATGGCGAAACGGGATTACTACGAGGTTCTGGGCGTCGCGAAGAATGCGAGCGACGACGAAATCAAGAAGGCATATCGCAAGCTTGCGATGAAGTATCACCCTGACCGCAATCCGGACAGCAAGGATGCGGAAGAGCATTTCAAGGAGGTGAAGGAAGCCTACGAAATGCTCTCGGACAGCCAGAAGCGGGCCGCGTACGACCAGTACGGCCATGCGGGCGTCGATCCGAACATGGGCGGTGCGGGCGCACAGGGCTTCGGCGGCTTCGCGGATGCGTTCGGCGACATCTTCGGCGACATCTTCGGCCAGGCCGCGGGCGGCGCCGCGGCGCGCGGCGGCCGTGGCGGCCCGCAGGTGTATCGCGGTGCCGACCTGCGCTACAGCATGGAAATCACGCTCGAGCAGGCCGCACACGGCTACGACACGCAGATCCGCGTGCCGAGCTGGGTGTCGTGCGAGGTCTGCCACGGGTCGGGTGCGAAGCCCGGCACGAAGCCGGAAACCTGCCCGACCTGTCACGGCCAGGGCACGGTACGCATGTCGCAGGGCTTCTTCAGCATCCAGCAGACCTGCCCGAAGTGCCACGGCACGGGCACCTACATCCCCGAGCCGTGCGCGCATTGCCACGGGTCGGGCAAGGTGAAGGAAACCAAGACGCTCGAAGTGAAGATCCCGGCCGGGATCGACGACGGGATGCGCATCCGCTCGGCCGGCAACGGCGAGCCGGGCATCAACGGCGGGCCGCCGGGCGACCTGTACGTCGAGATCCACATCAAGCCGCACTCGGTGTTCGAGCGCGACGGCGACGATCTCCACTGCCAGATGCCGATCCCGTTCACGACCGCCGCGCTCGGCGGCGAGATCGAGGTGCCGACGCTGGCCGGCCGTGCATCGTTCCCGGTGCCGGAAGGCACGCAGTCGGGCAAGACGTTCCGGCTGCGCGGCAAGGGCATCAAGGGGCTGCGTTCGAGCATCGCGGGCGATCTGTACGTGCACGTGCAGGTCGAGACGCCCGTGAAGCTGACCGACAACCAGCGCGACCTGCTCAAGCAGTTCGAGAAGTCGCTGGCCGAGGGCGGCGCGCGTCACAGCCCGCAGAGCAAGAGCTGGTTCGATCGTGTGAAGAGCTTCTTCGAGTAA
- a CDS encoding chorismate-binding protein: MTEGNESASFALLDDCDSTASARSSRLYSGFVRERVCTDPARLDAVDAAVAQDLRDGLHAVVVGDYEFGRNLQRAQPGHAPLRFLLYARCERLSRDEVDAWLAQQDGGSDAPSIAGVAHVAKSVSRDAFDAAIAAVHDALRAGDSYQVNYTYRLNFDVFGTPLALYRRLRARQPVRYGALVALPDGAWVVSCSPELFVEKHGDVLRARPMKGTAPRSADPRDDAAAAAFLANDPKNRAENVMIVDLLRNDVSRIARTGTVRVPALFSVEPYASVWQMTSTVEAGWREGTTFAQMLRALFPCGSITGAPKYKTMQLIDAIESTPRGLYTGAIGWLDAPKEDAGEALHGAAAGCGDFCLSVAIRTLTLDPDGVGNDTDGKGTATAAAGRRRGTMGVGAGIVLDSVAADEYAECELKARFLTDADPGFQLFETTAATRADGIRHLDRHLARLQRSADAFGFRFDADALRGAIDTHCAALDGDGAYRMKLSLAKDGAIEIIAAPLKPLPAGPVGVLLASAHGFAQTRASDALLLHKTTRRAEYDRAWQAAEALGGFDMLFVNERGEVTEGGRSNVFVKLDGRWVTPPLSCGVLPGVMRGVLLDDPAVGAKERVLTLDDVLNADELMICNALRGPMAARLLHGCAPA; the protein is encoded by the coding sequence ATGACTGAAGGCAACGAGAGCGCGTCGTTCGCGCTCTTGGACGATTGCGACTCGACCGCGTCCGCGCGGTCGAGTCGTTTGTATTCGGGATTCGTGCGCGAACGCGTGTGCACGGATCCGGCGCGGCTCGACGCAGTCGATGCGGCGGTCGCGCAGGACCTGCGCGACGGGCTGCATGCGGTCGTCGTCGGCGATTACGAATTCGGTCGCAACCTGCAACGGGCGCAGCCGGGCCATGCCCCGCTGCGCTTTTTGCTGTATGCGCGCTGCGAACGCCTGTCGCGCGACGAAGTCGACGCGTGGCTCGCGCAGCAGGACGGCGGCAGCGACGCGCCGTCGATCGCGGGCGTTGCGCATGTCGCGAAGAGCGTGTCGCGCGATGCGTTCGATGCGGCGATCGCCGCGGTGCACGACGCGCTGCGCGCGGGCGATTCGTACCAGGTCAACTACACGTACCGGCTGAACTTCGACGTGTTCGGCACGCCGCTCGCGCTGTACCGGCGGCTGCGTGCGCGCCAGCCGGTGCGCTACGGCGCGCTGGTCGCGTTGCCCGACGGTGCGTGGGTCGTGTCGTGTTCGCCCGAGCTGTTCGTCGAGAAGCACGGCGACGTGCTGCGCGCGCGGCCGATGAAGGGCACCGCGCCCCGTTCGGCCGATCCTCGCGACGATGCGGCGGCGGCCGCGTTCCTCGCGAACGATCCGAAGAACCGCGCGGAAAACGTGATGATCGTCGACCTGCTGCGCAACGACGTATCGCGGATCGCCCGCACCGGGACGGTTCGCGTGCCGGCGTTGTTCTCCGTCGAGCCGTATGCGTCGGTGTGGCAGATGACGTCGACGGTCGAGGCCGGCTGGCGCGAAGGGACGACGTTCGCGCAGATGCTGCGTGCGCTGTTTCCGTGCGGATCGATCACGGGCGCGCCGAAGTACAAGACGATGCAGTTGATCGATGCGATCGAGTCGACACCGCGCGGCCTCTATACGGGCGCGATCGGCTGGCTCGACGCGCCGAAGGAAGACGCGGGCGAGGCGTTGCACGGCGCGGCGGCTGGCTGTGGCGATTTTTGCCTGTCGGTCGCGATCCGGACGCTGACGCTCGATCCGGACGGCGTCGGCAACGACACGGACGGCAAGGGCACCGCCACCGCGGCAGCCGGCCGGCGTCGTGGCACGATGGGGGTCGGCGCGGGCATCGTGCTCGACAGTGTCGCGGCCGACGAATATGCGGAGTGCGAATTGAAAGCACGATTCCTGACGGACGCCGATCCCGGCTTCCAGCTGTTCGAAACGACCGCTGCCACGCGTGCGGACGGCATCCGGCACCTCGATCGTCATCTCGCGCGGCTGCAGCGTAGCGCGGATGCGTTCGGCTTCCGCTTCGACGCCGATGCGTTGCGCGGCGCGATCGATACGCACTGCGCGGCGCTCGATGGCGACGGGGCCTACCGGATGAAGCTTTCGCTCGCGAAGGATGGCGCCATCGAGATCATCGCGGCGCCGCTCAAGCCGCTGCCGGCGGGGCCGGTCGGCGTGTTGCTGGCATCCGCGCACGGCTTCGCGCAGACCCGCGCGAGCGATGCGCTGCTGCTGCACAAGACCACGCGCCGCGCCGAATACGATCGCGCATGGCAGGCGGCCGAGGCGCTGGGCGGTTTCGACATGCTGTTCGTCAACGAACGCGGCGAGGTGACGGAAGGCGGGCGCTCGAATGTGTTCGTGAAGCTCGACGGTCGATGGGTGACGCCACCATTGTCGTGCGGCGTGCTGCCGGGCGTGATGCGTGGCGTGTTGCTCGACGATCCGGCAGTAGGCGCCAAAGAGCGTGTGCTGACGCTCGACGATGTGCTGAACGCGGATGAGTTGATGATCTGCAATGCGTTGCGCGGGCCGATGGCAGCGCGCTTGCTTCACGGCTGCGCACCGGCCTGA
- a CDS encoding STY0301 family protein, which yields MRPAPYRLLAIAPFAYSSLVALPASAATAECPARIAVTQQLDGQPPDGWKNFDTQDTYPLATVRFWSGPPDRMTSLLPNRSRSESKSDIYIWSLAENSEDYWVSCDYGNTSVVIARPLGKQAQTCVARYRRGHAIVQSWQCTPQK from the coding sequence ATGCGCCCGGCACCGTATCGACTCCTCGCCATCGCCCCATTCGCATACAGTTCGCTCGTCGCATTACCCGCGTCAGCTGCAACAGCAGAGTGCCCTGCACGCATTGCCGTTACCCAGCAACTCGATGGCCAACCGCCCGATGGCTGGAAAAACTTCGACACGCAAGATACTTATCCGCTTGCCACCGTCAGATTCTGGTCAGGACCGCCGGACCGGATGACATCGCTGCTGCCGAACCGCTCGCGTTCCGAGTCCAAAAGCGATATTTACATCTGGTCGCTCGCCGAAAACAGTGAAGACTATTGGGTTTCGTGCGACTACGGCAATACGAGCGTCGTGATCGCACGGCCGCTGGGCAAACAGGCACAGACCTGCGTCGCGCGCTACAGACGTGGGCACGCCATCGTACAAAGCTGGCAATGTACGCCGCAGAAGTAG
- a CDS encoding BPSL0067 family protein — protein sequence MYTSVGPTTVWRPEKKARGDMNIRVGTVIATFENGRYPSRSHGNHAAFYLGQDACGIHVVEQWRSLGVIQRRCIPFKGTDKNGRYIDPSNNADAFSVVK from the coding sequence ATTTATACGTCCGTCGGCCCCACCACCGTCTGGCGCCCGGAAAAAAAAGCACGTGGCGACATGAATATCCGCGTCGGAACCGTCATTGCAACGTTCGAGAACGGTCGCTACCCAAGCCGCTCACATGGAAATCATGCGGCGTTCTATCTGGGCCAGGATGCGTGCGGCATCCATGTCGTTGAACAATGGCGCTCACTCGGCGTCATCCAGAGAAGGTGCATTCCGTTCAAAGGCACGGACAAAAATGGCCGTTACATCGATCCAAGCAATAACGCCGATGCATTTTCGGTCGTGAAATGA
- the panB gene encoding 3-methyl-2-oxobutanoate hydroxymethyltransferase: MTYLQESSRPAVTVPKLQAMRVAGEKIAMLTCYDASFAALLDRSGVDVLLIGDSLGNVLQGHTTTLPVSLDDIAYHTACVARAQPRALVVADLPFGTYGTPAEAFASAVKLMRAGAQMVKLEGGEWLAETIRFLVERAVPVCAHVGLTPQSVHAFGGFKVQGKTEAGAAQLLRDARAIEDAGAQLVVLEAVPTLVASEVTHMLKIPTIGIGAGVDCSGQVLVLHDMLGVFPGKRPRFVKDFMQGQPNIQAAVEAYVRAVKDRSFPGPEHSF; this comes from the coding sequence ATGACCTATCTCCAGGAATCGAGCCGGCCTGCCGTCACGGTGCCCAAGCTGCAGGCAATGCGTGTCGCCGGCGAGAAGATCGCGATGCTCACCTGCTACGACGCGAGTTTTGCCGCTCTGCTCGACCGTTCGGGCGTCGACGTGCTGCTGATCGGCGATTCGCTCGGCAACGTGCTGCAGGGCCACACGACCACGCTGCCCGTCTCGCTCGACGACATCGCGTATCACACCGCCTGTGTCGCCCGCGCGCAGCCGCGCGCGCTGGTCGTCGCCGATCTGCCGTTCGGCACGTACGGTACGCCGGCCGAGGCGTTCGCGAGTGCGGTCAAGCTGATGCGTGCCGGCGCGCAGATGGTCAAGCTCGAAGGCGGCGAATGGCTCGCCGAGACGATCCGCTTCCTCGTCGAGCGCGCGGTGCCCGTATGCGCGCACGTGGGCCTCACGCCGCAATCGGTGCACGCGTTCGGCGGCTTCAAGGTGCAAGGCAAGACCGAAGCCGGTGCCGCCCAGTTGCTGCGCGACGCGCGCGCAATCGAGGATGCGGGCGCGCAGCTCGTCGTGCTCGAAGCCGTGCCGACGCTGGTCGCCTCCGAAGTCACGCACATGCTCAAGATTCCGACGATCGGCATCGGCGCGGGCGTCGACTGCTCGGGCCAGGTGCTCGTGCTGCACGACATGCTCGGCGTGTTCCCCGGCAAGCGGCCGCGCTTCGTGAAGGACTTCATGCAGGGTCAGCCGAACATCCAGGCGGCCGTCGAAGCGTATGTGCGCGCGGTGAAGGATCGATCGTTTCCGGGCCCGGAACACTCGTTCTGA